In Amphiura filiformis unplaced genomic scaffold, Afil_fr2py scaffold_22, whole genome shotgun sequence, one genomic interval encodes:
- the LOC140143509 gene encoding organic cation transporter protein-like translates to MKFDDIIIELGEFGRYQRRAYFLIGLVGIATAAHMLAQVFLAGESDHWCVVPELKQENCNKWPELSPDACNAAKKDASIPLQTDDDMEYTYDNCLRYNMTGIHFYPGIDTTDHTNDTLECDEGWLYDTSQYSNTVVIEYDLVCKTSGIVNLAQSIYFVGVLVGSIGFGMLGDWIGRYYAYFIATGLFLVAGIATAFAPNFTVFIVLRFFVGAAALGTFISAFTLGTEFVGPSKRTITGIGMQLFFTAGFLVLALLAFLIRDWFVLQLVISVPIVLIFPLAFIIVESPRWLISRGRFDDAEKIIKDVARVNQRKVPEPLFEEHEKQMVSNEQHQSSVIDLFRTPNMRVRTINITFIWFVQSLVYYGLSLSTSDLGIDDYLAFFISGIVEVPAIVYCMFGIEWFGRKPNFVALMLIGGIACLCTAAIPKGIWLTVVAMIGKFCIAGTFSIIYVYTVELCPTPVRNAGLGLSSMSSRVGGILAPLILLLGDYWEPLPYVVFGTLAVAAGLTALLLPETKGRPLPETLEDGEYFGKDPPLIHEGTSKGHGNAGFADDKL, encoded by the exons ATGAAGTTTGATGACATAATTATCGAGTTAGGAGAATTCGGCAGATATCAACGTCGTGCGTATTTTCTGATTGGTTTAGTAGGTATAGCAACGGCTGCCCATATGCTGGCACAG GTCTTCCTAGCAGGCGAGTCCGATCATTGGTGCGTTGTACCAGAATTAAAACAAGAGAACTGTAACAAATGGCCAGAATTATCACCAGACGCTTGCAATGCAGCCAAAAAAGACGCCAGTATTCCACTACAAACGGACGACGATATGGAATACACTTATGATAATTGTCTGCGGTATAATATGACGGGAATCCATTTTTATCCAG GCATTGACACAACAGATCATACCAATGACACGTTAGAATGTGATGAGGGTTGGTTGTATGATACGTCCCAGTATTCGAACACAGTCGTCATTGAG TATGATTTGGTTTGCAAAACATCCGGGATAGTCAACTTAGCTCAGTCCATCTATTTTGTTGGTGTACTTGTAGGATCCATTGGATTTGGAATGCTTGGTGATTG GATTGGCCGATACTATGCCTATTTCATCGCCACTGGACTCTTCCTGGTTGCAGGCATTGCTACAGCGTTTGCTCCCAATTTCACCGTTTTCATAGTGTTACGATTCTTTGTGGGAGCTGCCGCTTTGGGGACATTTATCTCCGCTTTTACGCTAG GTACGGAATTCGTGGGTCCTTCCAAACGGACGATCACAGGCATTGGCATGCAGTTGTTCTTCACAGCTGGCTTCTTAGTTTTAGCGCTGCTTGCGTTCTTAATTCGTGATTGGTTCGTTCTCCAGCTGGTCATATCTGTTCCAATTGTTTTGATATTTCCTTTAGCTTT CATAATAGTGGAATCTCCTCGGTGGCTTATATCCCGTGGCCGATTTGACGACGCAGAGAAAATCATCAAAGATGTTGCGCGTGTTAATCAAAGGAAAGTACCAGAACCTTTATTTGaagaacatgaaaaacaaatggtaAGT AATGAGCAGCATCAATCGTCAGTTATAGATTTATTTAGAACACCCAATATGCGAGTAAGAACAATTAATATAACATTTATTTG GTTTGTACAAAGTCTAGTGTACTACGGGCTGTCACTAAGCACATCTGATTTAGGTATAGATGACTATCTAGCTTTCTTCATATCTGGGATTGTAGAAGTACCAGCCATCGTTTACTGCATGTTTGGTATTGAGTGGTTTGGTAGAAAACCCAACTTCGTTGCTTTGATGCTTATTGGTGGAATTGCTTGCTTGTGTACCGCAGCAATCC CCAAAGGAATTTGGCTGACAGTTGTCGCCATGATAGGAAAATTCTGCATTGCTGGTACATTTTCCATCATCTACGTGTATACCGTGGAACTTTGTCCTACCCCTGTAAG GAATGCGGGTTTAGGTTTATCCTCAATGTCATCTCGAGTCGGTGGAATCTTAGCGCCCttaattcttcttcttggtgattacTGGGAACCCCTTCCATACGTTGTATTCGGGACACTAGCTGTAGCTGCTGGTTTAACAGCTCTCTTGCTGCCTGAGACGAAGGGAAGGCCGTTACCGGAAACTTTGGAAGATGGAGAATATTTCGGAAA AGATCCACCTCTAATTCATGAAGGTACATCCAAAGGACATGGAAATGCGGGTTTTGCTGATGATAAACTCTAA